The following proteins are co-located in the Roseiconus lacunae genome:
- a CDS encoding glycosyltransferase family 4 protein: MKVFIHSATECFTDHLPHGEGLIFYDYLDSLIARGYDFEGYSAKVSLKKELVGASIQTFESSFPLKSLHRFDYGKQINQRFREARRSGSRFDAVWRGNPFENLCPVAPSTDGLPLVVGPIFRSWPSDVRSSRIPYRPSHIASRLGARGWQQTLRKANLILSTSEELTRSFEARDDIRGRVITIPVIIERPTEIRPTIRPEGSRWQISWVGRLSPEKFPNVAIETIANLRNRGHDVHLRMAGDGALRESIETLVDKLGLTGCVDVLGAIPNKDVWKLHESCDLHLSTSKNEPYGRAILESMCAGCVPIAHNSGGPSEFLSNPEEAVLVEEHGVAAYADAISGLISHENRFKTMSQRATEAMRSYSKDSVGRRLDQEFQSLGERN, encoded by the coding sequence ATGAAAGTCTTTATCCACAGCGCGACCGAGTGCTTCACCGATCACCTTCCTCACGGGGAAGGGCTGATCTTCTACGACTATCTGGATTCGTTGATCGCACGTGGCTACGACTTCGAAGGGTACAGTGCGAAAGTGTCACTCAAAAAAGAACTGGTCGGCGCTTCGATTCAAACCTTCGAAAGTTCGTTTCCGTTGAAGAGCCTGCATCGATTCGACTACGGAAAACAGATCAACCAACGGTTCCGCGAAGCACGACGATCGGGTTCACGGTTCGATGCCGTTTGGCGTGGCAACCCTTTCGAGAACCTTTGCCCCGTGGCTCCGTCTACGGATGGTTTGCCACTCGTCGTTGGACCGATTTTTCGCAGTTGGCCTTCGGACGTACGTTCATCGCGAATTCCCTATCGGCCCAGCCATATCGCATCTCGACTCGGCGCCCGTGGATGGCAACAAACATTGCGAAAGGCGAACCTGATTCTTTCGACAAGTGAAGAATTAACCCGCTCTTTCGAAGCCCGTGATGACATCCGTGGGCGTGTGATCACGATCCCGGTAATCATCGAAAGGCCGACCGAAATCAGGCCAACAATACGACCCGAAGGATCTCGGTGGCAGATCTCTTGGGTCGGTCGGCTTAGCCCAGAAAAGTTCCCAAACGTCGCGATCGAAACGATCGCCAACTTGCGTAACCGAGGTCATGACGTTCACCTCCGCATGGCCGGCGATGGGGCACTCCGAGAGTCGATTGAGACCCTTGTCGACAAACTCGGTCTTACCGGCTGCGTCGATGTGCTCGGTGCGATCCCCAATAAAGACGTGTGGAAGTTACACGAGTCGTGTGACCTGCATTTGTCGACTTCGAAGAATGAGCCCTACGGACGTGCGATCTTGGAATCGATGTGCGCCGGCTGTGTCCCGATCGCGCATAACTCGGGTGGCCCTTCGGAGTTCCTAAGCAACCCCGAGGAAGCCGTCTTAGTCGAAGAACATGGAGTTGCCGCCTATGCCGATGCGATCTCCGGATTGATCAGTCACGAAAATCGCTTCAAAACAATGTCACAGCGTGCCACCGAAGCCATGCGATCGTATAGCAAGGATTCCGTCGGCCGGCGTCTGGATCAAGAATTTCAATCACTGGGAGAACGGAATTGA
- a CDS encoding glycosyltransferase family 4 protein: protein MSRSIGATKNRVEFAEALGRLGWDAEVFGAEEIGAGATHDRNGYEAYQRKLREFLCQHHDRFDIALVEADTLPFPRETLPPDMLIVARPAMVWVHHHLIEIPTPDFSVPRRMAQRVKGFVRRNAAWTPLQRRGPQRQTCQSVDLVHALTQWDADALQADGVRRTTFEVIPNGIHADRAHELRAARHAHDANDAKSIVFVGSFDYRKGCLDIAEIMSHLWAEDEQYRLTLLGAKGLFQSEQQIRAHFPAQWQHQLEVVMRFDNAQLPDLMARQSIGLFPSYVEGFPFGCLEMIASGLPTVAYRSPGAECFVPDQIQVTPGDVETAVALIRRLASDPDFYSHTTDACLEVAARYDWDRVAADASNIYERELRRRRGQPQPTLQSVSV, encoded by the coding sequence GTGTCTCGATCGATCGGCGCTACCAAGAACCGCGTCGAATTCGCCGAGGCGCTTGGTCGGCTTGGCTGGGATGCGGAAGTGTTTGGGGCGGAAGAAATCGGTGCCGGGGCGACGCACGACCGAAATGGGTACGAAGCCTATCAGCGAAAGCTTCGCGAATTTTTATGTCAGCACCACGACCGATTTGACATCGCGCTAGTCGAAGCGGACACGCTACCATTTCCGCGTGAAACGCTTCCGCCTGACATGCTGATCGTCGCGAGGCCGGCGATGGTCTGGGTTCATCACCATCTGATTGAAATCCCGACACCCGATTTTAGCGTCCCACGTCGGATGGCCCAGCGAGTCAAAGGTTTCGTGCGTCGCAACGCCGCGTGGACGCCCCTTCAGCGCCGTGGGCCACAGCGTCAGACCTGCCAGTCCGTTGATCTGGTTCATGCGCTAACACAATGGGACGCCGATGCGTTACAAGCTGACGGAGTGCGACGAACCACCTTCGAAGTGATTCCCAATGGGATCCATGCCGATCGAGCGCATGAGCTTCGAGCCGCCCGCCACGCACATGATGCGAATGATGCGAAATCGATCGTTTTTGTCGGGTCGTTCGACTACCGGAAAGGCTGTTTGGACATCGCCGAAATCATGTCGCACTTGTGGGCCGAAGACGAGCAATATCGATTGACGCTTCTCGGTGCGAAAGGCTTGTTCCAGTCCGAGCAGCAAATCCGCGCCCACTTTCCTGCCCAGTGGCAACATCAGCTTGAAGTGGTGATGAGGTTTGACAACGCTCAATTGCCTGACCTAATGGCGCGGCAATCGATCGGATTATTTCCGAGTTACGTGGAAGGGTTTCCTTTTGGGTGCCTGGAGATGATTGCGTCTGGGCTCCCCACGGTCGCCTATCGATCGCCCGGAGCGGAGTGTTTTGTCCCCGATCAAATCCAAGTCACACCCGGCGACGTCGAAACCGCGGTAGCGTTGATTCGTCGCTTGGCAAGCGACCCTGATTTTTATTCTCATACGACGGACGCCTGCCTTGAAGTTGCAGCCAGATACGATTGGGATCGAGTCGCAGCCGATGCCAGTAACATCTACGAACGAGAACTTCGACGACGACGTGGTCAGCCTCAGCCAACGCTGCAAAGCGTATCGGTTTGA
- a CDS encoding glycosyltransferase family 8 protein has protein sequence MPTLTIVSASDSRYLPGLFVTWGSILKFSPSISIDFHLLHDGVNDQEVDQLRSRLSKVRGNFTVTAHQLEDKLFADFPEFFYDSKMPYARLLIPKIIDSDRVLYVDTDFVLTRDVSEFLEVDFQDKAIAVAEEWDYNGTDDSMRFADQFPNVADHRYFNSGLLYLNLDRIRAQGSFDQAMKLLVKYTDRCLYYDQTALNVVFAGRCVYLDPNVNYQIKSGHEPDVASLSQLSERGVNLHYVAKTKPWLCTHHSLAHRFYHTVRASLEGDQATAKRCRQSMPVLASCLINGAKGVRLKTTAAIGIGDASGARRIGREHFKHAHLLWRELCDNNKIAAMLRSI, from the coding sequence ATGCCGACACTCACGATCGTTTCTGCGAGCGACTCACGTTACCTTCCTGGGCTATTCGTCACGTGGGGCTCGATCCTAAAGTTCAGCCCATCGATTTCGATCGACTTTCACTTACTTCATGACGGAGTCAATGATCAAGAAGTCGACCAACTCCGGAGTCGACTTTCAAAAGTTCGTGGCAATTTCACGGTTACCGCACATCAACTCGAAGACAAGTTATTCGCAGATTTCCCCGAGTTCTTCTATGACTCGAAGATGCCGTATGCCCGACTGCTGATCCCAAAGATCATTGATAGCGATCGGGTCCTGTATGTCGACACTGATTTTGTGCTTACTCGCGATGTCAGCGAATTCCTTGAGGTTGACTTTCAAGATAAAGCGATCGCCGTCGCCGAAGAGTGGGATTACAACGGCACCGATGACTCGATGCGATTTGCGGATCAGTTCCCGAACGTTGCCGATCACAGGTATTTCAACAGTGGCTTGCTATACCTCAACCTCGATCGCATTCGCGCTCAGGGAAGTTTTGATCAGGCCATGAAACTTCTCGTAAAGTACACCGATCGGTGCCTCTATTACGATCAAACTGCGTTGAATGTCGTCTTCGCTGGCCGCTGTGTCTATTTGGATCCGAACGTCAACTATCAAATTAAATCAGGGCACGAACCCGACGTCGCGTCTTTGTCGCAACTGTCAGAGCGTGGGGTCAATTTGCATTATGTCGCAAAAACCAAACCTTGGTTATGCACCCACCACTCGCTCGCCCACCGGTTTTACCACACCGTTAGGGCAAGCTTGGAAGGCGATCAGGCGACCGCAAAGCGTTGTCGCCAATCGATGCCCGTACTGGCTTCATGCTTGATCAATGGGGCAAAGGGCGTACGCCTTAAAACGACAGCCGCGATCGGGATCGGGGATGCATCGGGTGCTCGTCGCATCGGTCGTGAACACTTCAAACACGCACATCTCCTGTGGCGTGAATTGTGTGACAACAACAAAATCGCTGCGATGCTGCGATCCATCTAA
- a CDS encoding glycosyltransferase family 4 protein, whose protein sequence is MEEQPKRHPQEVILIGNYPLDRQESMERFAVLLHRELTDRGIEVKHWRPIAVLGRVATSTTSGYGKWLGYFDKWLFFPLVLFLRRWFHPQAHFHVCDHSNAPYLRSLPSKHSSITCHDVLAVRAAEGFTDTYCQTSSVGRFLQRWIKKHLLQADRLVAVSNQTMSHLHEFEPTSNTERWRVIHLALNNNFHPVSQTQQRQLLAPYGLGGDRSSFIMHLGSSLQRKNREMLIDMVSHLGETWGGKICFAGAPVETALRERARELGVEDRIVEITKPSHDVLLALYSSCDAFVFPSFSEGFGWPVIEAQACGAPVISSDVAPMPEVSGGTALHASPTDAEAFAEHLLSLQDRDVRHRVVEEGFENVKRFAPKVMIDAYVQMMAD, encoded by the coding sequence ATGGAAGAGCAACCGAAACGACACCCCCAAGAAGTGATCTTGATTGGCAATTACCCGCTCGATCGCCAAGAGAGTATGGAGCGATTTGCCGTCTTGTTGCATCGGGAATTGACCGATCGGGGTATCGAGGTCAAACATTGGCGCCCCATCGCGGTGCTAGGCCGCGTCGCCACGTCGACGACATCTGGGTACGGAAAGTGGCTCGGGTATTTCGATAAATGGCTGTTCTTTCCCCTTGTTCTGTTTCTTCGCCGTTGGTTTCATCCGCAAGCTCATTTTCATGTTTGCGATCACTCCAACGCGCCGTACCTACGTTCGCTTCCGTCGAAACATTCGTCCATTACCTGCCATGATGTCTTGGCCGTTCGCGCGGCCGAAGGATTCACCGACACCTATTGTCAGACATCGTCGGTAGGGCGATTTCTTCAGCGTTGGATCAAGAAACATTTATTGCAAGCGGATCGCTTGGTCGCCGTGTCGAATCAAACGATGAGCCACCTTCATGAATTTGAACCGACCTCGAATACCGAGCGTTGGCGAGTGATTCACTTGGCGCTCAACAACAACTTTCACCCCGTTTCGCAAACCCAACAACGTCAGCTCCTTGCCCCTTATGGTCTTGGCGGGGATCGTAGCTCGTTCATCATGCATCTTGGGTCATCGTTGCAACGAAAGAACCGAGAAATGTTGATCGACATGGTCAGCCACCTCGGTGAAACCTGGGGGGGAAAGATCTGTTTCGCGGGTGCCCCGGTTGAAACAGCGCTTCGTGAACGGGCACGAGAGCTTGGTGTCGAAGATCGAATTGTTGAGATCACCAAGCCGAGCCACGATGTTTTGCTCGCCTTGTATTCAAGCTGCGATGCGTTCGTGTTCCCTTCATTTTCGGAAGGCTTTGGATGGCCGGTGATCGAAGCTCAAGCATGCGGCGCACCGGTCATTTCGAGCGACGTCGCACCGATGCCGGAGGTCAGCGGAGGCACGGCCCTGCACGCTTCGCCGACGGATGCGGAAGCATTTGCCGAACACTTGCTTTCCCTACAAGACCGCGACGTCCGGCACCGCGTCGTTGAAGAAGGTTTTGAGAACGTCAAGCGGTTTGCGCCAAAGGTGATGATCGATGCTTATGTCCAGATGATGGCGGACTGA
- a CDS encoding sugar transferase, with translation MTTTLDPRAVRQLDPHAQPSNGPGSTTDRPGYTPSLSMLGILEMGRRQAWQDVRSATPLILADAVCVVIALAVSTALAQWTNAETSTFFAVSVIGLTLWMQHLNGLYPACGQSYSTEFRGILRTCMLVSVVVGFALMTKHDWAIGPLMTWGAFSISLFFSLASLRPVVRRVLGRFDWWTQPVVILGNGAESRQMLMRLNASRQHGLRAAGIVFDPNRYWHVGGSGTDGTQAAIEVGHEGNGFVPSPHFDSATSVMAKLEPQAPVRTTAGSLKRSASNWLGPLSELESIMSRAGSSRLAIADPGSDRWYDFHAFQGIPHVIMPLASEGHPTETARLCQVDNSIELHCRTVLTHPHMLLTKRVMDLTLVILTLPLWFPLMLAIAAAIKIFDPGPVFYYQHRVGRYSHPFRAIKFRSMVCEADQKLQAYLRENPAAQQEWKATHKLKNDPRVTKLGCFLRKTSLDEIPQLLNVLFGEMSLVGPRPIIDGKDYDQEYIQEHPEVFALYQMVRPGITGLWQVSGRNETSYKQRVFLDRFYLHNWSIEMDLFILWRTIKTALFREGAC, from the coding sequence ATGACCACCACGCTAGATCCACGCGCGGTTCGTCAACTTGACCCCCACGCGCAGCCGAGTAACGGCCCTGGTTCGACAACCGATCGCCCCGGCTACACGCCATCGTTAAGCATGCTCGGAATCCTTGAGATGGGACGTCGACAAGCTTGGCAAGACGTTCGCTCGGCGACGCCCCTGATCTTGGCCGATGCGGTTTGCGTCGTCATTGCCCTGGCCGTTTCGACCGCCTTGGCGCAATGGACCAATGCCGAAACATCGACCTTTTTCGCCGTCAGTGTCATCGGACTGACGCTTTGGATGCAGCATCTCAATGGGCTTTACCCGGCTTGTGGTCAAAGCTACTCGACCGAATTCCGCGGAATCCTACGGACGTGCATGCTCGTTTCAGTCGTCGTCGGTTTCGCACTGATGACCAAACATGACTGGGCGATCGGGCCCTTGATGACCTGGGGCGCATTCTCGATCTCCCTGTTTTTCAGCTTGGCATCGCTTCGACCCGTTGTCCGTCGAGTTCTCGGTCGATTCGACTGGTGGACACAACCGGTCGTCATCCTTGGCAACGGTGCCGAAAGTCGGCAGATGTTAATGCGACTCAATGCGTCACGACAACACGGCTTACGAGCCGCCGGAATTGTGTTTGATCCCAACCGCTACTGGCATGTCGGTGGCTCGGGGACCGATGGGACGCAAGCGGCGATCGAGGTCGGGCACGAAGGCAACGGATTCGTCCCAAGTCCACACTTCGATTCGGCAACGTCGGTGATGGCAAAGCTGGAACCTCAGGCTCCGGTTCGCACCACCGCTGGCTCGCTGAAACGATCGGCTAGCAACTGGCTCGGACCGCTTTCGGAACTGGAATCGATCATGAGCCGAGCCGGATCATCGCGACTCGCCATCGCGGACCCTGGGAGTGATCGTTGGTATGACTTTCATGCCTTTCAAGGGATTCCGCACGTGATCATGCCCCTCGCCTCGGAAGGCCATCCGACAGAAACGGCACGGCTGTGCCAGGTCGACAATAGCATTGAACTTCACTGCCGAACCGTCTTAACACACCCGCATATGTTGCTCACCAAACGGGTGATGGACTTGACCCTGGTTATCCTCACACTTCCCCTTTGGTTCCCACTGATGCTTGCGATCGCGGCGGCGATTAAGATTTTTGACCCCGGTCCGGTCTTCTATTATCAGCACCGTGTCGGTCGCTATAGCCATCCCTTTCGCGCGATCAAATTCCGCAGCATGGTGTGCGAAGCTGATCAAAAGCTACAAGCCTACCTTCGCGAAAACCCCGCGGCACAGCAAGAATGGAAAGCAACGCACAAGCTGAAAAACGATCCGCGTGTGACCAAACTCGGATGCTTCCTTCGGAAAACCAGCTTGGACGAAATTCCTCAGCTACTGAATGTTCTGTTCGGTGAAATGAGTCTTGTCGGTCCGCGTCCGATCATCGACGGCAAGGACTATGACCAGGAGTACATCCAGGAGCATCCGGAAGTCTTCGCCCTTTATCAAATGGTCCGACCGGGCATCACCGGACTATGGCAGGTCTCCGGACGCAACGAAACAAGCTACAAACAACGTGTCTTCCTGGATCGTTTTTATCTCCACAATTGGTCGATTGAAATGGATCTCTTCATTCTGTGGCGAACGATCAAGACGGCATTGTTTCGCGAAGGCGCTTGTTGA
- a CDS encoding acyltransferase — translation MKIDLAPGAHLLSGTWIDGRGNLSIGANSIINQRCRLDNRGTLSIGANVSISPEVHLITAEHDIRDRDGFAGYTEPITIDDWVFIGSRAIVLPGVTIGAHAVVAAGAVVTKDVQPNAIVAGVPAKKIGERPDVHYQLNYRRHFF, via the coding sequence ATGAAAATCGATCTTGCGCCTGGGGCTCACCTGTTGTCAGGGACTTGGATCGATGGTCGAGGTAATCTAAGCATCGGTGCGAATTCGATCATCAATCAACGTTGTCGGCTGGACAATCGCGGAACGCTCTCAATTGGTGCGAACGTCAGCATCTCACCGGAAGTTCATTTGATCACCGCCGAACATGACATACGAGATCGAGACGGTTTTGCCGGCTACACCGAACCGATCACGATTGATGACTGGGTCTTTATCGGATCGCGAGCGATTGTGCTTCCGGGAGTCACGATTGGGGCACATGCCGTGGTTGCCGCCGGGGCGGTGGTGACCAAAGATGTCCAGCCCAACGCCATCGTTGCCGGAGTACCGGCTAAAAAAATCGGGGAACGTCCCGATGTTCATTACCAACTGAATTATCGCCGTCACTTCTTTTAG
- a CDS encoding lipopolysaccharide biosynthesis protein codes for MLTRLQSIPHASRLANWGRLLSVTVSGQIAVQAIGFLCGIMVIRLLSIEQYALYTLANTMLGTMGSLADSGVTTGVISQGGKVWEDRGRLGAVLSTGMALRRKFAAICIIFSIPILVMLFQKHGATWWESSAMIVAIIPAFLIALSTKLLEVAPKLHQCITPIQKTQVGSGLIRFVLTTLFLLALPIGALAVLATGLSQLFCNWRYRKLSGRYVDHDTSEDPVVRSEILRIVKRSLPGTFYIAFLGQLNIWLISFFGTTDAVAQIGALGRLVLVIAVIQSVFSILIVPRFSRLPLESNLVAQRFIQVQALLWICGGSLVGAVSLFPNQLLWVLGSDYAGLNTELILMAVVCGITLVRFGIQSLNSARGYVLNPWVFMPLNLGIMTMAYSLFPPVDVYNALCASVIGTLFGPLIHSVNFLVHYRAERLQHSLDAVPA; via the coding sequence ATGCTGACACGCCTTCAATCGATCCCTCACGCCTCGCGATTGGCTAATTGGGGACGTCTACTTTCGGTCACCGTCTCGGGACAAATTGCCGTTCAAGCGATCGGTTTTCTGTGCGGGATTATGGTGATTCGACTGCTATCGATTGAGCAATACGCGTTGTACACGCTCGCCAATACGATGCTGGGTACGATGGGGTCGCTTGCCGATTCGGGTGTCACGACCGGGGTGATTTCACAAGGCGGCAAAGTGTGGGAAGACCGCGGACGACTTGGTGCCGTCTTATCAACCGGGATGGCACTGCGTCGAAAGTTTGCCGCGATCTGTATCATTTTCTCCATTCCTATCCTGGTCATGCTCTTTCAAAAGCACGGCGCGACCTGGTGGGAGTCGAGCGCGATGATCGTCGCAATCATCCCGGCGTTTTTGATCGCGTTGTCGACCAAACTGCTGGAGGTCGCACCGAAACTGCACCAGTGCATCACGCCGATTCAAAAAACACAGGTCGGCAGTGGCCTGATCCGGTTCGTCCTGACAACCCTATTTTTGCTCGCCCTACCGATCGGGGCGCTGGCCGTTCTCGCCACCGGGCTTTCACAACTATTTTGCAATTGGCGATACCGCAAACTCTCCGGCCGGTACGTCGATCACGATACGAGCGAAGATCCGGTCGTGCGTTCAGAGATTTTGCGCATCGTCAAACGTTCCTTGCCTGGAACCTTTTACATCGCATTTTTGGGTCAGCTCAACATATGGTTGATCTCGTTCTTTGGGACGACCGACGCTGTCGCTCAAATCGGTGCCCTTGGCCGATTGGTGTTGGTCATTGCCGTCATCCAGTCGGTCTTTAGCATCCTGATCGTGCCCCGGTTTTCCAGACTTCCGTTGGAATCAAATTTAGTCGCCCAGCGATTTATCCAAGTCCAAGCGTTACTCTGGATTTGTGGGGGCAGCCTTGTCGGTGCGGTCAGCTTATTTCCGAATCAACTGCTATGGGTTCTGGGCAGTGATTACGCTGGACTTAACACCGAATTGATTCTGATGGCGGTGGTGTGTGGAATCACACTGGTCCGATTTGGTATCCAATCGCTCAATTCGGCCCGTGGCTATGTGTTGAATCCTTGGGTCTTCATGCCGCTCAATCTTGGCATCATGACCATGGCCTATAGCCTTTTCCCGCCGGTCGATGTCTACAACGCGTTGTGTGCTTCGGTGATCGGAACCCTGTTCGGACCGCTCATTCATTCGGTCAACTTTCTGGTTCACTACCGAGCAGAGCGACTTCAGCATTCACTCGACGCAGTTCCCGCGTAG
- a CDS encoding LbetaH domain-containing protein, with product MGLLTYLVANRCRPRFGSYQWLRYWVKRIRLSRELVVQVLRQARFARRCDSFGKRNALSSMSVSGSMKRLSIGNDCALGKINIQLHNHVTIGNAVVANDGVHIITGSHDIHDGTWPLISNPVVVEDYAWLATGSVVLPGVTVGRGAVVGAFAVVAKSIPPLAIAVGNPARVVGYRKVSEFEYRPNRLYALFEAWIGPQQRKETTASPPTAIEGVCLGSNPLAESHSHLHS from the coding sequence ATGGGTTTACTGACTTATCTCGTTGCTAACCGATGCCGCCCCCGATTTGGTAGCTACCAATGGTTACGCTACTGGGTCAAGCGGATTCGCCTCTCGCGTGAACTGGTCGTCCAGGTCTTGCGACAAGCTCGTTTTGCGCGTCGATGTGATTCCTTTGGAAAACGCAATGCGCTTTCGTCAATGTCGGTATCGGGATCGATGAAGCGTCTGTCCATCGGTAACGACTGTGCGCTTGGAAAGATCAACATTCAACTGCACAATCATGTCACGATCGGCAATGCCGTGGTCGCCAATGACGGCGTCCACATTATCACCGGCTCACATGATATTCATGACGGTACCTGGCCACTGATTTCGAACCCGGTAGTCGTCGAAGACTACGCATGGTTGGCGACCGGGTCAGTCGTTTTGCCCGGCGTCACCGTCGGACGCGGTGCGGTGGTCGGTGCGTTCGCGGTGGTTGCCAAGTCGATCCCGCCGCTGGCGATCGCCGTCGGTAACCCGGCTCGAGTTGTCGGCTATCGAAAGGTCTCCGAATTCGAATATCGCCCCAACCGTTTGTATGCACTGTTCGAAGCCTGGATCGGTCCACAACAACGCAAAGAGACCACTGCTTCGCCACCGACCGCGATCGAAGGCGTCTGCCTGGGATCGAACCCACTCGCCGAGTCACATTCGCACCTTCATAGCTGA
- a CDS encoding glycosyltransferase family 4 protein: MKLSTGELMNKVVFAHPTGNANSRAALTGLCDASLLSEFHTSVAMYSGNLWSKLSKLPLCGELKRRCFDDQARPYTRHRAIRELGRIIASKANLDFLTRRERGVFSVEAVYRDIDRRVARSVERQKGAAVYAYEDGALESFRTAKRNGVRCIYDLPIGYWKTQRRLLSEESNRWPEWSSTLTSLRDSPGKLAFKDEELRLADKIYVASRFTKWTLEDFDGTLAPIEVIPYGFPPAEKPRSYDGLTKRRLKLLFVGGLSQRKGIADMFSAVDQVKDEVELTVVGKSAVSHCRPLNEALQNHRWIPSLPHSDVISLMREHDVLLFPSLFEGFGLVITEAMSQGTAVITTDRTAGPDLIEHGKNGWIIPAGSTEALLTQIQSLLNDRDQVASVGEQARQSAIARPWQTYGDELAASIRHFLSE; this comes from the coding sequence ATGAAATTAAGCACCGGCGAATTGATGAACAAAGTCGTCTTCGCGCATCCGACTGGGAATGCGAATTCACGTGCCGCTTTGACGGGACTGTGCGACGCCTCGCTGCTAAGCGAATTCCATACCTCGGTCGCAATGTACTCAGGCAACCTCTGGTCCAAACTTTCAAAGCTCCCCCTTTGTGGCGAGTTAAAGCGACGCTGTTTCGACGACCAAGCCCGCCCCTACACCCGACATCGGGCGATCCGTGAACTTGGACGAATCATTGCGTCGAAGGCTAATCTTGACTTCTTGACACGACGAGAACGTGGCGTTTTTTCGGTCGAAGCCGTCTATCGCGATATCGACCGTCGCGTAGCGCGTTCGGTCGAGCGTCAAAAAGGCGCCGCCGTCTATGCCTATGAAGACGGCGCGTTAGAGTCCTTTCGAACGGCGAAACGAAACGGCGTTCGGTGTATCTATGATCTGCCGATCGGCTACTGGAAAACCCAACGACGTCTATTGTCCGAAGAATCCAATCGCTGGCCCGAATGGTCGTCTACCTTGACCAGCCTGCGTGATTCGCCGGGAAAGCTTGCCTTCAAAGACGAAGAACTGCGTCTGGCCGACAAGATCTATGTTGCCAGTCGATTCACCAAATGGACGCTCGAAGATTTTGACGGTACGCTCGCACCGATCGAAGTCATTCCGTACGGTTTTCCTCCCGCCGAAAAGCCTCGTTCCTACGATGGCCTTACCAAACGACGATTGAAACTGCTGTTCGTCGGCGGTTTATCTCAGCGAAAGGGGATCGCGGATATGTTTTCGGCCGTCGATCAAGTGAAAGACGAAGTCGAGTTAACGGTCGTGGGGAAGTCGGCCGTCTCCCACTGCCGCCCGCTCAATGAAGCACTACAAAACCATCGCTGGATTCCTTCACTGCCTCACAGTGACGTCATCAGCTTAATGCGTGAACACGATGTGCTGCTTTTCCCATCGCTCTTCGAAGGATTTGGGTTGGTCATCACCGAAGCAATGTCTCAGGGGACCGCGGTGATCACTACCGATCGGACGGCGGGCCCCGATCTGATTGAGCACGGAAAAAATGGATGGATCATTCCTGCCGGCTCGACGGAAGCACTGCTTACTCAAATCCAAAGTCTGCTCAATGACCGTGATCAAGTCGCTAGCGTGGGCGAACAAGCTCGTCAGTCAGCGATCGCGCGTCCCTGGCAAACTTATGGCGACGAGCTAGCGGCAAGCATTCGTCACTTTTTATCGGAATAA
- a CDS encoding sulfotransferase family protein, which yields MKIFCTGLSRTGTTSICEGFRALGLRACHFPFAIFGQPEKIGEQQFKPQLSRGLRARWQLHRELKALRCHDPLRILEQNDAFSDLPVPLYFERFEQQYPDAKFIHTTRPVTDWISSMRWLLDRGRYEKNWTVGELADEMHFSVYGCTEFDEIQLTKAWSRHENRVHDYFASRSDKLLVLDISRGDLSFDKIAPFLEMSVPSEPFPSSNAKN from the coding sequence ATGAAGATTTTTTGCACCGGATTGTCTCGTACCGGAACGACTTCGATCTGCGAGGGGTTTCGAGCACTCGGTTTGCGGGCATGTCATTTTCCGTTTGCCATTTTTGGTCAACCAGAAAAGATCGGCGAACAACAGTTCAAACCTCAACTATCACGAGGTTTGCGCGCCCGTTGGCAGTTACATCGTGAGCTAAAGGCATTGCGTTGCCACGATCCCCTTCGCATTCTTGAACAGAACGATGCGTTTTCAGATCTACCGGTTCCGCTGTACTTTGAACGGTTCGAACAGCAGTACCCTGATGCAAAATTTATCCATACGACTCGGCCGGTCACTGACTGGATCAGCAGTATGCGGTGGTTGCTCGACCGCGGACGTTACGAAAAGAACTGGACGGTCGGCGAGTTAGCCGATGAGATGCACTTCTCCGTCTACGGCTGCACTGAGTTCGACGAGATCCAATTAACCAAAGCTTGGAGTCGGCACGAAAACCGGGTGCATGACTACTTCGCCAGTCGCAGCGACAAGCTTTTGGTGCTTGATATATCGCGCGGTGATTTGTCCTTCGACAAGATTGCGCCTTTCCTAGAGATGTCGGTGCCCAGCGAACCGTTTCCGTCATCGAACGCGAAAAACTGA